Within Methanobacterium sp., the genomic segment TCAATTATTATTATATTAATCTTGATCATTAGTCTGCAAGCTCCAGTAATGGCTGGAGGACTTCTTGCAACTCCCTCTACCTTTGGTTATAACTTAAACGATACCAGAACTGTTTCTGGGCAATTTATACTGGAAAATATTGGTAATGTGGATATGAACGTTACACTTGAGGGGAAAAGACTTTTAATGGATAACATTCATCTGGAATTTGCAGATAGTGGAATAGCAAACTGGATTACAATTAATACACCAGCTAACTTCATACTCAAACCTGGAGAGAAGAAAGCAGTGCCCTTTACTATAAATGCACCATCACAATTCAGTTATAATGATGCACTTGGAGCTATCACCGCTAAGGGAGTACCAGTACTTTCAGAAGGGAGTCAGCCCCAATTTGGTGTTCAACAGGCTATTCAACTGGTTATTACAATTGTTGCAGGTATACCTGGTCCAATAATTGAATCTCTGGAACTTTTAGAGCACGATGCGCCAGTTGTGCTTATCTCATACATGCCAGGAGATTTTATGTATCATGTTAGAAATAATGGAACTGTATATGCTAATATGACTGGAAATATTGAAATTAGTGGGCTAATAGGTGGTCAAAAAATTCCAATAGAAGGAGGCGTGTTCCCTGAAGATGATTATTATCTTAAAGCTCAATGGGTTCCTGGATTTGCAGAGTTCGGCATTTACAATGCAAAAACAGTGATTAACTATGGAAGATATAGGCAGGATAAAACTCTGGTTACCAACAATACAATTTTTGTTATTCCAGTATGGTTAATAATTATTTTAATTTTAGCGTTAGCAGTATGGATTATCAGGAAAAAAGAAATTGGATCTCCAGTTAAAATCAAAATTGAAAGGAAATAATAATTTTTTAAACAAATCATATTCCAAATAAAACCGGATGTGAGAAAACGAAACAAAAAATATTAGGTATAGGTCTATTAATGGCCGCAATGCTTTTAGTGACAGCGTATGCTGCAGGAGATAACCAGGTGTCTGCTAACCCTGTAAACCAGCAGGTAATTGTTACAGTACCTGAAGCCATCGCTATTAGTGTTCAAACTCCAGTATCATTTGGCAATGTCTCTGCAGGTACTTACAATGTATCGTCTCCTAATTACACGATAAATAATACTGGAAATGTTAGAATAGACTTATACGCTAAAACAAACGCAACTGCATTTACAAGTAGCACTGCCATTGATAATATACCTATATTAAACAATTACTACATTAAAAACAACAATACTGGCAATTTTGTGCAAGTTTCAACAAGTTCAGTGAAAATATACGATAACATGAATAAGGCAAGTCCGGGTGCAGGCACGCCACATGTCTGGAATACTGCCGGGCAGAGACTGACAATACCTTCATATACTGAAGACGGCACTTATTCTATAGGATTAATTTATACAGCTGTTAAACGTGGTGGTACTGCCCCACCATAAAACTTTTTCTATTTATTTTTTGCTTTTCCCAGCTGAAACCATCAATAATATACTATTTATATAAGTGATTACTATTATTTAGATATAAATCAATTGGAGGTATTTTATGGATATTGGAGATTATTATTCCAGATCTTTTGATGATTTAAAAGAAAACCTGAACATTGTAATTCCATCTCTTGTGGGGACAGTTTTAATAACTTTGATAACGTTAGCAGCTGCTTTAATAATAATGTTTGGATTTTTAGGACCTCAATGGTCTCAATTATTTATTAACGGGATGATTACGCCAGAATCAGTTCCTGATATAACATTAAATGCTGTAATTATTTCTGTACTTGTAATTATCGCTGCTGTAGTTCTTTTACTTCTAATAAATTCATTTATCTACGCTGCAACTGTAGGAATGGCAGAAAAAATACTGGAAGGACAGAAACCTGATCTGGAAGTTGCATGGAAAAAAGGGAAAAAGTATTTCATTAAGGTACTACTTGTGAGTATAATATCTGGCTTAATTGCTGCTGCACTTTTCTTACCACTCATTTTGGGTTTAATACTCTTTAATGTTTCTGATATTCTGGGACTGGTGGTCACATTACTTGGAATAGTTATATTAATTGTGGGTATTATCTTACTGGCACTGGCCTTTATGGTAGTTAACCAGTCTATTGTAATAGGGAAAGAATCCATTATCGGTTCAATTAAAGATAGTATCAATGTTTTTGCAAAAAACAAATTAAAGGTCTTTTTAGTTGCAGGTATTAACCTGGCAATTGCAATGGGTATAAGTTTTGTTTTAGAATTGATCCCGTTTGTGGGATCTTTTTTAAGCATACTTGTTGGAATAATATTAACCCCTTACTTTATTCTGGTAATTACCTATCTTTACATGGATGCAAAAGAGAAACTACCGGGCCAGATCTATCAGTAAAAAATACGTAATTGGAATAATGTATTTAAAAGGTATTTTTTCTTCATTACCTTTTTAAATCATTTAATTTTTGAATCGAAAATTATTTATAGAACCTCTAACCCATTGATAAAATACAAAAGAATAGAGGTTGCGGAAATTATACTATTTCCAAACCACAAAATAAAAAAAAATTTTGAGGTGATATAGTGGCACAATTAAGTGGTGGAAACCAGCCAATTTTAATTTTACCAGAAGGTACCAACAGATTTTTAGGAAGAGACGCTCAAAGAATGAACATCATGGCAGGGAAAGTCCTTGCAGAAACGATAAGAACAACTCTTGGCCCCAAGGGAATGGACAAAATGCTTGTAGACTCCCTTGGAGATATTGTAGTTACAAACGACGGTGTAACCATCCTCAAGGAAATGGATATTGAACATCCGGCTGCAAAAATGCTTGTTGAAGTTGCTAAAACTCAGGAAGACGAAGTAGGCGACGGTACAACAACAGCAGTCATCATTGCTGGAGAATTACTGAAAAAAGCAGAGGGGTTACTTGATCAGGATATTCACCCAACTATAATTGCTATGGGTTACAGACAGGCAGCAGAAAAAGCCCAGGAAATCTTAAATGTTATATCAATCGACGCTGATGACCGCGACACTCTCTTAAAAGTAGCAATGACAGCAATGACTGGAAAAGGAACTGAAAAAGCAAGAAAACCGCTGGCTGAACTCATTGTAAGCGCTGTTAAACAGGTAGAGGAAAACGGAGAAATAGATACTGATCATATTAAAATAGAGAAGAAAGACGGTGCAATTGTAGACGAATCTACACTGGTTCAGGGCGTAATTATTGACAAAGAAAGAGTACACCCAGGAATGCCTTCAAAAGTAGAAGATGCAAAAATAGCACTCTTAAACTCTGCAATAGAAGTTAAAGAGACTGAAGTGGATGCAGAAATCAGGATCACAGACCCTGCACAGATGCAGGCTTTCATTGAACAGGAAGAACAGATGATCAAAGACATGATCAACAAAGTCGAAGACTCTGGTGCAAATGTTTTATTCTGTCAAAAAGGTATCGACGACCTTGCACAGCACTATCTGGCTAAAGCTGGAATCATGGCTGTAAGAAGAGTTAAAAAATCCGACATGGAAAAACTCTCCAAAGCAACAGGCGCTAATGTTGTAACCAACATCGAAGATCTCTCATACAGCGACTTAGGAGACGCTGGAAAAGTAGCAGAAAAGAAAATATCTGGCGAAGACATGATATTTGTGGAAGAATGTAAAGATCCTAAAGCTGTTACCATACTGGTCAGAGGTTCAACCAGCCACGTTGTAGATGAAATTGAAAGAGCAGTTGACGACGCTATTGGCGTAGTTACAGCAACAGTAGAGGATAAAAAAGTTGTTGCTGGTGGAGGGGCACCTGAAATAGCAATATCCAAAGGATTAAAGGAATACGCTGACTCCATAAGCGGCAGAGAACAATTAGCAGTTTCAGCATTTGCTGAAGCATTAGAAATTGTTCCAAAAACACTCGCTGAAAACGCCGGACTTGACAGCATCGACGCTCTCGTTGATCTAAGGGCAGCTCATGAAAAATCACTCTACATGGGATTGGACGTTTTCGAAGGTGATGTACGAGATATGTACCGAGCTGGCGTTGTCGAACCACAAAGAGTTAAAAAACAGGCCATTCAATCCGCTGCAGAAGCTGCAGAAATGATCCTCCGTATTGACGACGTTATCGCATCAACCGGTGCTGGTAGAGGTCCTGATATGGAAGGTATGGAAGGCATGGGCGGAATGCCTGGTGGAATGCCACCAATGATGTAATAAAATTATCTTGCAAAATTGAAAATTTTGCATGTTCTCAAACACAATGTGTTTGAGGGCAACTGTTTTTTCTTTTTTAAATTTAAATCATTAACTTGATGAAAATAATAAATTAGCTTTTATTTTTGCTAAGTAGATATAATAAATGAGAATTTTGGTTAACTTCATTTTTCAGATTTTTATCCTTATAATCTTATCATCACCAGCTTGAGGAATGCCTCTCCCATCTCTATTTGATGTGCTAATGTAAAGATATCCCTCATGAACTACAACTTCTCTGATCCTTCCTAAATTAGTAAGCAGCGCTTCTTCACCAGTTACAGATCTACCATCTGCTGAAAGCGTGATTTTACGTAGTTGCAAACCCCGTAGACATGCAATATAAAGAGCGCCGTTATGATAAGCTATTCCTGATGGGGCAAGGGTGAAATCAGTATAAACTATTAAGGGTTTAATGTAACCTGGTGCAGACTCATTACCTTCGTAAATGGGCCATCCATAATTTCCACCCTTTAAAATGATATTTATTTCATCATTTCTTGTTGCTCCATGATCAGAAGAATACATCTCGTTTGTTAATGGATTCCATGTGATTCCCTGGGGATTTCTAAGCCCATAGGAGTAAACATAATTACCAAAGGGATTATCTTCAGGAACTGAGCCATCTTTATTTAATCTGAGTATTTTTCCAGCTAAGGAATGGGTATCCTGTGCTAAGACACGGTTATTAGCATCTCCTGTTGTTACATACAATTTTCCATCAGGCCCGAATTTTATACGTCCGCCGTTGTGGATTTGTGCACCTGGAATGTTATCAATGAGTATGGTTTCATTTTCTAACCTTTCATTCAAGGTGAATCTTGAAACCATATTTCCATTTTGGCCTGTGCTGTGTAGGTATATAAATTTATTTGTATTGAATTCAGGATCAACTGCAATTCCCAAAAGTCCAGACTCACCTATTTCAACTACATCAATGTTTCCTACTACTTTGGGCGTGCCATTTTCAAGAATACTTACTCTTCCACCGCGCTCTGTAAAGATCATTCTGTCATCTGGGAGAAAATCAATGGCCCAGGGAGTATCCAGATTTTCGGCTAAAATTTCTGTTTCATAACCTTGTTGATTTACAGGTTTAGGTAAAATAAGAAATAAGCCTGAAATTAGAATTAAAATGGCAAAAACAATGATAATAATACTTTTAGTTTTCATTTCCATGCAGCCATCATTTTTTAATGTAATATTAATATTTTAAACTTCATTCATATTAAATCTGTCTAACATTTGAAATATAGAAATATTGCTTTTTAACCTGAGCAACACTTTAAAATCATGAATAATTGATCATGGAAAATTATATAAGATTTACCTTTAAATTTGATGTATGGAACTTTTACAATTATTAATTTGATCCTCTAATCAATACCAAGCTTAATATCTAATCATCTAAAGCTTCAGGTGTAAAAATGAATTTAAAAGAGCTACAATTTGCAGCACTGCTGCATGATATAGGTAAATTTTCCCAAAGAGCAGGAAATACACCCCATAAAAAATATAAAACACTTTCAGAGGAGGATTATGGCCTAACTGGAGCCCATAGCAAATGGTCTGCAACATTCATGTCCAAATTTGATTTTGACATCATGATTGAAGACCTGGTTTTACACCATCATCGCCCTGATAAATCCAAATATCCAGAAATAGCTAAAATTCTGCAAAAAGCAGATCATCACTCTTCTAAGGAGAGATCAAAATCCAGCAGAAAACATGAAGTCAAAAAAGAGCCATTAATTTCTGTTTTTTCTAAAGTGAAAATTGATGAGAATAATCAACCATCTGAGTACTATTTACCTTTGAGAGAATTAAATATTGATAATTTCGATGAAATAAAACCACAAGCCACTAAAAAGGAGATTATGGCTGGTTGGAATCTTCAACCAGATTACAAAAAGCTTTGGGAATTATTTGAGAAAGAAATAGAATCTTTAACAAATAAAGATGACTTTAACACCATTTATTACTTACTTCGAAAATACACATCTCTTATGCCTTCTGCAGCTTACGTGGATCATCCGGATATTTCTTTATTTGACCATTTGAAGACTACAAGTGCACTGGCCACCTGTTTATTCTATTATACTCAAGAAAAAGAATTCAAATATTCTGATAGAGAAGATGCTTACCTTGTAGTAAATGGAGACATATCTGGAATCCAGAAATTTATTTATAAGATTTCTTCTCCACAAGAAGCTCAAAAAGGTATGAGCAAGCGTCTTAGAGGGCGTTCATTTTATCTAAACCTGATAAATGATGCTATTGTAAACAGAATAATAAATGATTTGAAATTAACGCCAGCAAATATCCTTTTTTGTGGCGGGGGTCATTTCATACTGATTTTACCCAATACTCAAAAATCTAAAAACGTTTTAAGTGAAGTTTCAACTGAAATAAATTCAATTTTCATTGAAAAGTTCAATGCCGAGCTTTACCTTGCTATTTCAAATAAATCTTGCGCTGGAGAAGACTTAGAAGATTTTGGTAGCATAATGGATGATTTAGCATTTGAAAATCTTAAAAACAAACGTTCCAGGTTTAAAGAAGTTCTGGGAGATCTATTCAAAAATGAAAATCAAACCCCGTATCAGACATGTCCTGTTTGTGGATCAGGCTATAAATCCAGTGAATTATTTTGTGATGAATGTCTAAAACATGAAACATTAGGAAGAAAGATTGCTAACACTGATTATATTATCAGAGTTATTTCTCCTGAAAATAAAATGGATTTCCAAGAATTAGGAGTTGGATATTACTTTGAACATAAAGGAAATCATCTAATTAATAAATTGAAAGAATTGGCCATTAAATACGAAAAAATAGATGTTTTAAGGCTAAATAGCTCCGATTATTTGAATTTAGCAGAAGAATTAGATGAATATAACAATATTTCTTATGGATTTACTTTTATGGGAAATACAGTCCCTCAACATCCTCTTAAAGGTACTTTATACTTCAGTCATCTGGCAGAAATCAGTAAAGGCACTGATAAAATGGGAATTCTTAAAATGGACGTTGACAACCTGGGTAAAATATTTTCTAAAGGATTAG encodes:
- the thsA gene encoding thermosome subunit alpha: MAQLSGGNQPILILPEGTNRFLGRDAQRMNIMAGKVLAETIRTTLGPKGMDKMLVDSLGDIVVTNDGVTILKEMDIEHPAAKMLVEVAKTQEDEVGDGTTTAVIIAGELLKKAEGLLDQDIHPTIIAMGYRQAAEKAQEILNVISIDADDRDTLLKVAMTAMTGKGTEKARKPLAELIVSAVKQVEENGEIDTDHIKIEKKDGAIVDESTLVQGVIIDKERVHPGMPSKVEDAKIALLNSAIEVKETEVDAEIRITDPAQMQAFIEQEEQMIKDMINKVEDSGANVLFCQKGIDDLAQHYLAKAGIMAVRRVKKSDMEKLSKATGANVVTNIEDLSYSDLGDAGKVAEKKISGEDMIFVEECKDPKAVTILVRGSTSHVVDEIERAVDDAIGVVTATVEDKKVVAGGGAPEIAISKGLKEYADSISGREQLAVSAFAEALEIVPKTLAENAGLDSIDALVDLRAAHEKSLYMGLDVFEGDVRDMYRAGVVEPQRVKKQAIQSAAEAAEMILRIDDVIASTGAGRGPDMEGMEGMGGMPGGMPPMM
- a CDS encoding PQQ-dependent sugar dehydrogenase; amino-acid sequence: MEMKTKSIIIIVFAILILISGLFLILPKPVNQQGYETEILAENLDTPWAIDFLPDDRMIFTERGGRVSILENGTPKVVGNIDVVEIGESGLLGIAVDPEFNTNKFIYLHSTGQNGNMVSRFTLNERLENETILIDNIPGAQIHNGGRIKFGPDGKLYVTTGDANNRVLAQDTHSLAGKILRLNKDGSVPEDNPFGNYVYSYGLRNPQGITWNPLTNEMYSSDHGATRNDEINIILKGGNYGWPIYEGNESAPGYIKPLIVYTDFTLAPSGIAYHNGALYIACLRGLQLRKITLSADGRSVTGEEALLTNLGRIREVVVHEGYLYISTSNRDGRGIPQAGDDKIIRIKI
- the cas10 gene encoding type III-A CRISPR-associated protein Cas10/Csm1, whose protein sequence is MNLKELQFAALLHDIGKFSQRAGNTPHKKYKTLSEEDYGLTGAHSKWSATFMSKFDFDIMIEDLVLHHHRPDKSKYPEIAKILQKADHHSSKERSKSSRKHEVKKEPLISVFSKVKIDENNQPSEYYLPLRELNIDNFDEIKPQATKKEIMAGWNLQPDYKKLWELFEKEIESLTNKDDFNTIYYLLRKYTSLMPSAAYVDHPDISLFDHLKTTSALATCLFYYTQEKEFKYSDREDAYLVVNGDISGIQKFIYKISSPQEAQKGMSKRLRGRSFYLNLINDAIVNRIINDLKLTPANILFCGGGHFILILPNTQKSKNVLSEVSTEINSIFIEKFNAELYLAISNKSCAGEDLEDFGSIMDDLAFENLKNKRSRFKEVLGDLFKNENQTPYQTCPVCGSGYKSSELFCDECLKHETLGRKIANTDYIIRVISPENKMDFQELGVGYYFEHKGNHLINKLKELAIKYEKIDVLRLNSSDYLNLAEELDEYNNISYGFTFMGNTVPQHPLKGTLYFSHLAEISKGTDKMGILKMDVDNLGKIFSKGLENPSISRVSTLSSFMDLFFSGYINHIAEKYRVLEDICPSCQDNVALDKIKLSFGEEESIVEVYREKEGKVCSECEKSAISTIYITYSGGDDLLVFGPYDHIIEFASELRREFKEWTCQNRDISISAGVFLAGPKFPAERGVKFANNSLSVSKDCGKDMITLFNETVRWETQEPYKGFKDLLYFAYKLENLSGSKKISKSLIYSMLMMWQDTFTPFKPANNIKEWNKNNKIRLEKKRYVPLFKYKLRTVKNLQIKEEMNREGLKFMPWIKIPASWVSLRTR